A single region of the Sorghum bicolor cultivar BTx623 chromosome 7, Sorghum_bicolor_NCBIv3, whole genome shotgun sequence genome encodes:
- the LOC8075662 gene encoding ATP-dependent Clp protease adapter protein CLPS1, chloroplastic isoform X2, with product MEAAVPSRVALSAASRLPNRHAVAGDRSFVYKGRCQSLAIPMALSAAAPGKGGVLDRPVEKTTPGRQSEFDVKLQAANIINGRMRWIKLQHLLHCMQFHCRQCHHLLQSALQLQLPSSRMVPRLLVMEAMHKTTVG from the exons ATGGAGGCCGCGGTGCCCAGCCGTGTTGCGCTCTCCGCGGCGAGCCGCCTCCCGAATCGCCACGCCGTGGCAG GAGATAGATCTTTTGTTTACAAGGGAAGATGCCAGAGTCTTGCAATTCCTATGGCGCTGTCAGCAGCTGCACCAGGCAAAGGGGGTGTGCTTGATCGGCCAGTAGAGAAAACTACTCCTGGTCGTCAGTCTGAATTTGATGTGAA GTTGCAGGCTGCCAATATTATCAATGGGAGGATGAGATGGATCAAGTTGCAGCACCTGCTCCATTGCATGCAGTTCCACTGCAGGCAGTGCCACCACCTGCTGCAATCAGCACTGCAGCTCCAGTTGCCCTCATCCAGGATGGTTCCCAGGCTGCTGGTCATGGAGGCAATGCACAAGACTACAGTAGGGTGA
- the LOC8075663 gene encoding transcription factor AIG1: protein MWEGGGIHGSHHEALLLQAAGSGAADYGHGGGGVPASLLPPWLGPAAAPGGFSSYAMAPHHAHHLQPGPLGGAAESSFGFGDGGGGYSEEGGVGQFGVFGPETPLPLLPPHGLQALAAGGSSGGTATALMPHGPRMVSGLLGTLQAELGRMTAKEIMDAKALAASRSHSEAERRRRQRINSHLARLRSLLPNTTKTDKASLLAEVIEHVKELKRQTSAVLDGEGEEEEEPAAARQHLLLPTEADDLAVDAAEDGDGRLVVRASLCCEDRVGLIPDIARALAALRLRAHRAEIATLGGRVRNVLLITTAADDDQEEEEEEEEGGERQGDNDREDCAGASLSNHRRHELVASIQEALRGVMDRKTASSDTSSSSGGGGSIKRQRMNGAHEQGSL from the exons ATGTGGGAAGGCGGCGGCATCCACGGCAGCCACCACGAGGCGCTCCTGCTGCAGGCCGCCGGATCAGGAGCGGCCGACTAcgggcacggcggcggcggcgtcccggCTTCGCTCCTGCCGCCGTGGCTCGGCCCGGCCGCCGCGCCGGGCGGGTTCTCCTCCTACGCCATGGCTCCACACCACGCGCATCATCTGCAGCCGGGGCCCTTGGGCGGCGCCGCCGAGAGCTCTTTTGGcttcggcgacggcggcggcgggtacAGCGAAGAAGGCGGGGTGGGGCAATTCGGGGTGTTCGGCCCGGAGACGCCGCTGCCTCTTCTTCCGCCGCACGGTCTGCAGGCTCTGGCTGCCGGAGGCAGTAGCGGTGGGACGGCGACGGCGCTGATGCCGCACGGGCCGAGGATGGTGTCCGGCCTTCTGGGGACCCTGCAGGCGGAGCTGGGGCGGATGACGGCCAAGGAGATCATGGACGCCAAGGCGCTGGCGGCCTCGCGCAGCCACAGCGAggccgagcgccgccgccgccagcggaTCAACAGCCACCTCGCCAGGCTCCGCAGCCTGCTCCCCAACACCACCAAG ACGGACAAGGCGTCGCTGCTGGCGGAGGTGATCGAGCACGTCAAGGAGCTGAAGCGGCAGACGTCGGCGGTGCTCGacggggagggggaggaggaggaggagccggcggcggcgcggcagcaCCTGCTCCTGCCCACGGAGGCGGACGACCTGGCGGTGGACGCCGCGGAGGACGGCGACGGCAGGCTCGTCGTGCGCGCGTCGCTGTGCTGCGAGGACCGCGTGGGGCTCATCCCCGACATCGCCCGCGCGCTCGCCGCGCTCCGCCTGCGCGCGCACCGCGCCGAGATCGCCACGCTCGGCGGCCGCGTCCGCAACGTGCTCCTCATCACcaccgccgccgacgacgaccaggaggaggaggaggaggaggaggaaggaggagaGCGCCAAGGCGACAACGACCGCGAAGACTGCGCCGGCGCCTCGTTGTCCAACCACCGGAGGCACGAGCTCGTCGCGTCGATCCAGGAGGCGCTGCGAGGCGTCATGGACCGCAAGACGGCGAGCAGCGACACGTCCTCAtctagcggcggcggcgggagcatCAAGAGGCAGCGCATGAACGGTGCGCATGAGCAAGGTTCGCTTTAG
- the LOC8075662 gene encoding ATP-dependent Clp protease adapter protein CLPS1, chloroplastic isoform X1, which produces MEAAVPSRVALSAASRLPNRHAVAGDRSFVYKGRCQSLAIPMALSAAAPGKGGVLDRPVEKTTPGRQSEFDVKKSRKMSPPYRVILHNDNYNRREYVVQVLMKVIPGMTVDNAVNIMQEAHVNGLSVVIVCSQSEAEEHCTSLRGNGLRSSIEPASGGC; this is translated from the exons ATGGAGGCCGCGGTGCCCAGCCGTGTTGCGCTCTCCGCGGCGAGCCGCCTCCCGAATCGCCACGCCGTGGCAG GAGATAGATCTTTTGTTTACAAGGGAAGATGCCAGAGTCTTGCAATTCCTATGGCGCTGTCAGCAGCTGCACCAGGCAAAGGGGGTGTGCTTGATCGGCCAGTAGAGAAAACTACTCCTGGTCGTCAGTCTGAATTTGATGTGAA GAAATCCCGCAAAATGTCGCCTCCATACCGTGTCATTCTGCACAATGACAACTACAACAGGCGCGAGTACGTTGTCCAGGTCCTGATGAAAGTGATCCCTGGGATGACCGTCGACAACGCTGTAAACATAATGCAGGAGGCGCATGTGAATGGGCTGTCAGTTGTGATTGTCTGTTCCCAGTCCGAGGCTGAGGAGCACTGCACGTCGCTCAGGGGCAACGGCCTCCGAAGCTCAATCGAGCCTGCGAGTGGTGGCTGCTGA